From a region of the Dictyostelium discoideum AX4 chromosome 2 chromosome, whole genome shotgun sequence genome:
- the xrn1 gene encoding 5'-3' exoribonuclease: protein MGVPRFFRWVSERYPQILQKILDSNPPEYDNLYLDMNGIIHACSQEFANSLIEFSEEELIRQVCNYVDRLFHTIRPTKLFYMAIDGVAPRSKINQQRQRRFLSVHRDEKLKQKLISEGKPVPEVIFNRTAITPGTQFMYNLSESIQFYIKKKISEDLSWREVRVIFSGPENPGEGEHKIIDYIRKNKASPDWDANQSHCLYGLDADLILLGLITHEPNFSILREEISFKPTKRQLDFQLLHISLLREYLDLELRNDDLEFGYDLERIIDDFILIMIFFGNDFLPHLPFLEISKGGLNSIFELYKSSLPSLGGYLTEGATIDLERLQHFFKFLQKFEKKQQQGIMGSTEEDLDDKKVEVAELVEDSVLEHDGLDEEAKKEFERLAMERLKSHFPVSDSEDGEEDPDEQLVNELYNVENSYYRQYFNEFPNTLDEIKAFKEKVVLSYVEGLVWVLNYYHNGCISWVWFYPFYYAPLAIDFNNIPDLHIDFQPGEPITPFQQLLSVLPPQSVDLIPKSYQTLMLDLFSPIIDFYPVEFEIDTKDPHYFDGIAELGFIDHQRLLDATASIKKSLAQSGQKVFTDEEEARNSIKNAVIIYHDADVDQFVKSPNSNVFKDIEHSSATTEDIVLPTFDNPLPHFRYCADQVLTGVQCPSGFPTFKSLQFTWKYQNSVIDVWGMMSRKDSLIVVPPHQSKQYDCNNIDEFSKLKSLIGKKCYINWPYHQEGKILYFSCSNRKLFSKGTTDNSTPQKLAFLDHVKKTKLSLLRKGINIYYDNEKDDGKQQSNGSSTGYTASKLGYEDTNTILVHINKLVGVQTMPNGSTKKRYSDEEDVYPIELMVDYDLIATDSRFEEIDELPFEKRFPIGKKVLVTKKQYFGTIGTVINHYDNQLQLEIKVPSVKMDMNFGHQVAKKEVEYFPIQHVAKLVGTTVSSISQLTAGLFIFKPMVDIGLNLKFTGRQQQVLGYCRGYDVNRGGNIFHQWEFSQEAINLITEYFNKFPLLHQILALFSKPDSNIGVGGAKMSKNVDITPLFATKEEKAEFLQGVEEFIEKSGIRKKRVVPCGTDSLGKEGIEKIEKYYYDQTHQTEYTIQEIHCSTTDIVEPPSYESVISMERHHLIKGLQPKQDLNNSQNGVKSPTLSSQNYSFQSFANTGKFHLGDRVVSILDKGNLPFGTFGTVASIQDQKVDVVFDTECFAGNSLDGYCSEKRGICISKLRLYNLSCPPPPPKSTINKFYDQSIDPAEYWEKVQTQQNNNHNHGQKKIYSNGGQKLNQQIDQQTPITNAVENKELNWQQLQLINNISNPQQHNANNNNNNNNYNNNNNNHHHGQNHNQNKVNQHPLAINNPNSVNYPMKRKPTYVKQNFEQQEYADLSKNYPNLEYNFYYDQNDQRKQPQQLQQPKPQQQPQPQPQPQPKQPKQPKQPKQSKQPPQQPPQQPQEPIDPEKLRQQTRTNKRLNLIYQNIEQNSFPGSQSSEHNNGDGSSEEQVQTNPNALLLLNNMFASTSISSDQTNDPDGLPQGPPPHMMGHYPPGPPPMMGYPPHYHPGHSYPPPPPHMMGNYPPGPPPPHMMGYPPHYHPGHPYPPHHPGQQEEHHHHQQQQQEQQQHPTQQEQPNQHPKKKQPKQPKLPKQPNQNQTQPTQDGQQQQPPKQPKQPNPNQTPKQPAQPKQTKQPAQPKQPAQPKQAAQTKQPAQPKQPAQPKQAAQTKQPKQPKQSKQPAQQTSPTTPNPTTETNLNPTIETTSTPPTPTTAQ, encoded by the exons aTGGGTGTTCCAAGATTTTTTAGATGGGTATCAGAGAGATATCCacaaattttacaaaaaatattagATTCAAATCCTCCCGAGTAtg ataatttatatttggaTATGAATGGTATTATACATGCTTGTTCACAAGAATTTGCAAATAGTTTAATAGAATTTTCAGAGGAAGAATTAATTCGTCAAGTTTGTAATTATGTCGATAGACTTTTTCATACAATCAGACCaaccaaattattttatatggcAATTGATGGTGTTGCACCAAgatcaaaaattaatcaacAAAGACAACGTAGATTTTTATCAGTTCACAGAGATGAGAAATTAAAACAGAAATTAATATCAGAAGGTAAACCTGTACCAGAGGTAATCTTTAATAGAACTGCCATCACTCCTGGTACTCAATTCATGTATAACCTTTCtgaatcaattcaattttatattaaaaagaaaatatctGAAGATTTATCTTGGAGAGAAGTTCGAGTTATCTTTTCTGGTCCAGAg AATCCAGGTGAAGGTGAacataaaattattgattacATTCGTAAAAACAAAGCTAGTCCAGATTGGGATGCCAAccaa tcaCATTGCTTATATGGTTTAGATgcagatttaattttattaggATTAATTACACATGAAccaaatttttcaattcttAGAGAGGAGATATCATTTAAGCCAACCAAGAGACAGTTAGATTTTCAATTACTTCACATATCATTATTACGTGAATATCTTGACTTGGAGTTAAGAAATGATGATTTAGAGTTTGGATATGATTTAGAGAGAATCATAGATGATTTCATATTGATTATGATATTTTTTGGTAATGATTTCTTACCACATTTACCATTTTTAGAGATTTCAAAAGGTGGTCTAAACTCAATATTCGAATTGTATAAGAGTAGTCTTCCATCGTTGGGTGGTTACTTGACAGAGGGCGCCACAATCGATTTGGAAAGATTACAACATTTCTTCAAGTTTTTACAAAAATTCgaaaagaaacaacaacaaggaATTATGGGTTCAACTGAAGAGGATTTAGATGATAAGAAGGTGGAAGTCGCAGAATTGGTAGAAGATTCAGTTTTAGAACATGATGGATTAGATGAAGAGGCAAAGaaagaatttgaaagatTAGCAATGGAAAGATTAAAAAGTCATTTCCCAGTTTCTGATAGTGAAGATGGAGAAGAAGATCCTGATGAACAATTGGTTAACGAATTATATAATGTAGAAAACTCTTATTATAGACAATATTTTAACGAATTCCCAAATACATTGGATGAGATTAAAGCATTTAAAGAGAAAGTTGTATTATCCTATGTCGAAGGTTTAGTTTGGGTATTGAATTACTATCACAACGGTTGTATCTCTTGGGTTTGGTTCTATCCATTCTACTATGCACCATTGGCAATCGATTTCAACAATATACCAGATTTGCACATTGATTTCCAACCAGGTGAACCAATAACACCATTCCAGCAGCTTTTAAGTGTATTACCACCACAATCGGTTGATTTAATACCAAAGAGTTATCAAACGTTAATGTTGGATCTATTCTCGCCAATTATTGATTTCTATCcagttgaatttgaaatcgATACAAAGGATCCTCATTATTTCGATGGTATTGCAGAATTGGGTTTCATTGATCATCAAAGACTATTGGATGCAACAGCATCCATAAAGAAATCATTGGCCCAATCGGGTCAAAAGGTTTTCACCGATGAAGAAGAGGCTAGAAATAGTATCAAGAATGCCGTTATCATCTATCATGATGCCGATGTTGATCAATTTGTTAAatcaccaaattcaaatgttttCAAGGATATTGAACATTCATCAGCAACAACCGAGGATATAGTACTACCAACATTTGATAATCCATTACCACATTTCCGTTATTGTGCTGATCAAGTTTTAACAGGTGTTCAATGTCCATCGGGTTTCCCAACTTTCAAGAGTTTACAATTCACTTGGAAATATCAAAATTCAGTTATCGATGTTTGGGGCATGATGTCAAGAAAAGATTCATTAATCGTTGTACCACCTCATCAATCGAAACAATACGATTGTAACAATATCgatgaattttcaaaattgaaATCATTAATCGGTAAAAAATGTTATATCAATTGGCCATATCATCAAGAGGGTAAGATCCTTTATTTCTCTTGTTCAAATAGAAAATTGTTTTCAAAGGGAACAACTGATAATTCAACACCTCAAAAATTGGCTTTCCTTGATCatgttaaaaaaacaaaactttCATTACTTCGTAAGGGTATCAATATCTattatgataatgaaaaagatgatGGTAAACAACAATCTAATGGTTCATCAACTGGTTATACTGCTTCAAAATTAGGTTATGAAGATACTAACACCATTTTGGTACATATCAATAAATTGGTTGGTGTTCAAACCATGCCAAATGGTAGTACAAAGAAACGTTATTCAGATGAAGAGGATGTTTatccaattgaattaatgGTAGATTATGATTTAATTGCAACCGATTCAAGATTTGAAGAAATCGATGAATTACCATTTGAAAAGAGATTCCCAATCGGTAAGAAAGTATTGGTAACAAAGAAACAATATTTCGGTACAATTGGTACAGTCATCAATCATTATGATAATCAACTTCAATTGGAGATTAAGGTACCATCGGTAAAGATGGATATGAACTTTGGTCATCAAGTTGCAAAGAAAGAGGTTGAATACTTTCCAATTCAACATGTCGCTAAATTGGTTGGTACTACAGTTTCAAGTATTAGTCAATTAACTGCAGgtttattcattttcaaacCAATGGTTGATattggtttaaatttaaaattcacTGGTAGACAACAACAGGTTTTAGGTTATTGTAGAGGTTATGATGTGAACAGAGGTGGTAACATTTTTCATCAATGGGAGTTTAGTCAAGAGGCTATCAATTTAATCACTGAATACTTTAACAAGTTCCCATTACTTCATCAAATTTTAGCATTATTCTCAAAACCAGATTCAAacattggtgttggtggtgctAAAATGTCAAAGAATGTCGATATCACTCCTTTATTCGCTACCAAAGAGGAGAAAGCTGAATTCTTACAAGGAGTCGAAGAGTTTATTGAAAAGAGTGGCATTAGAAAGAAAAGAGTTGTACCATGTGGTACCGACTCTTTAGGTAAGGAAGGTATTGAAAAGattgaaaaatattattatgatcAAACTCATCAAACTGAATATACAATTCAAGAGATTCATTGTTCAACAACTGATATCGTGGAGCCACCCTCTTATGAATCGGTTATTTCAATGGAAAGACATCATCTCATCAAGGGACTACAACCAAaacaagatttaaataaCTCTCAAAATGGTGTTAAATCTCCAACTTTATCTTCCCAAAATTATTCTTTCCAATCATTTGCCAACACTGGTAAATTCCATTTAGGTGATAGAGTAGTTTCCATTCTAGATAAAGGTAATTTACCATTTGGTACTTTTGGTACTGTTGCCTCTATTCAAGATCAAAAGGTTGATGTTGTCTTTGATACCGAATGTTTTGCTGGTAATAGTTTAGATGGTTATTGTTCAGAGAAAAGAGGTATTTGTATCTCTAAACTTAGACTTTATAATCTTTCTtgtccaccaccaccaccaaaatcaacaattaataagTTCTATGATCAATCAATTGATCCTGCTGAATATTGGGAAAAAGTTCAAactcaacaaaataataaccatAATCATGgtcaaaagaaaatttattcaaatggtggtcaaaaattaaatcaacaaattgATCAACAAACTCCAATTACTAATGctgttgaaaataaagaattaaattggcaacaattacaattgataaataatatttctaaTCCACAACAACATAATgccaataataacaataacaataacaattataataataataataataatcatcatcatggCCAAAatcataatcaaaataaagtTAATCAACATCCATTAGCaattaataatccaaattctGTTAATTATCCAATGAAGAGAAAACCAACTTATGTTAAACAAAATTTTGAACAACAAGAATATGCTGATCTTTCTAAAAACTATCCAAATTTAGAGTATAACTTTTATTATGATCAAAATGATCAAAGaaaacaaccacaacaattacaacaaccaaaaccacaacaacaaccacaaccacaaccacaaccacaaccaaaaCAACCAAAGCAACCAAAGCAACCAAAACAATCTAAACAACCACCTCAACAACCACCTCAGCAACCACAAGAACCAATTGATCCAGAAAAATTAAGACAACAAACTAGAACAAACAAACGTTTGAATTTAATCTATCAAAATATTGAACAAAATTCTTTCCCAGGATCCCAATCTTCTGAGCACaataatggtgatggtaGTAGTGAAGAGCAAGTTCAAACCAATCCAAATGCTCTCTTACTCTTGAACAATATGTTTGCTTCAACCTCCATTTCTTCTGATCAAACTAATGATCCAGATGGATTACCTCAAGGTCCACCACCACATATGATGGGCCATTATCCACCAGGTCCACCACCTATGATGGGTTACCCACCACATTACCATCCAGGTCATTCTTAtccaccacctccaccacaCATGATGGGTAATTATCCACCAggtccaccaccaccacataTGATGGGTTATCCACCACATTACCATCCAGGTCATCCTTATCCACCACATCATCCAGGTCAACAAGAAGagcaccaccatcatcaacaacaacaacaagaacaacaacaacacccaacacaacaagaacaaccaAACCAACATCCAAAGAAAAAACAACCAAAACAACCAAAACTACCAAAACAACCAAACCAAAATCAAACACAACCAACCCAAGATGGTCAACAGCAACAGCCACCAAAACAACCTAAGCAACCAAATCCAAATCAAACACCAAAACAACCAGCACAACCAAAACAAACCAAGCAACCTGCACAACCAAAACAACCAGCACAACCAAAACAAGCTGCTCAAACAAAACAACCAGCTCAACCAAAACAACCAGCACAACCAAAACAAGCTGCTCAAACAAAACAACCAAAACAACCAAAACAATCTAAACAACCAGCTCAACAAACTTCACCAACAACCCCAAATCCAACAACAGAAACAAATCTAAATCCAACAATAGAAACAACCTCAActccaccaacaccaaccaCTGCTCAATAA
- the clcC gene encoding CLC 6/7 family protein has translation MGSSLNKPLSDRVEDINNQSSMIYDPWRHRGDVNSTYHSSSSVTHRRRNHRLSPLEKQKMKNIQSLNFSVNDNLLQREEYEKTTKGLHLKKTFGKWIICLFLGVIVGCIAYVIKMVVQLLQGLKFHYTNHYVSNGLQGEAFLTFLGINLLFVFLSCLMVIVAGPLASSSGIPEVKGILNGVKVREALGFRALLGKIVSLVLSFSSGLFVGPEGPMIHIGSAVGAAISQFKSSTMGFYPSLFLSYRNDRDKRDFISIGAATGLAAAFGAPIGGVLFSIEEVSSFWSRQLTWRTFFTCVIAAFTTNFLLQGIGSSPDMHDTGLLTFGFSRLYLFRYSELLCFCFLGLIGGLLGAFFVFLNIHLNKWRKEKLKQNPYLRLFEALFVSVVTSVVCYYASFIFDCRYQSNIVIETSVCEDQSNTEMVQFFCPDGMYSELGSLLFGNPDQALRRLYSRTNNMFTLPPLLVFTLISLFFSIWSSGLWVAGGLFVPMMMVGAGFGRLFGQTISMWFTNIDSSIYALVGSAAMMAGYCRMTVCIVVIMVELTEGTQYLVPIILAVMISKWVGDFFNESVYEHLMEQKSIPFLQSKPPHSTNNIRISDVMSKNVVVLPEVCQVRLLVNILNSNNHNAFPVINSGPYDNQRLYRGIILRDHILVLLFYRVFYRGTGEEIYLDENFDFDKFTTETSKSPPPLSEMNFDQFELDSFIDLRPYMNSSGVTIHNTFSFVEAYKLFRNMGLRHLPVIDINNEVVGMVTRNDLF, from the exons atgggatcatcattaaataaaccCTTATCAGATAGGGTGGaagatataaataatcaatcatcAATGATATATGACCCATGGAGACACAGAGGTGATGTAAATTCAACCTAtcattcatcatcatcggtTACACATAGAAGAAGGAATCATAGGCTATCGCCTctagaaaaacaaaaaatgaaaaatatacaAAGTTTAAATTTTAGTGTAAATGATAATCTTTTACAAAGAGAAGAATatgaaaaaacaacaaaaggG cttcatttaaaaaaaacatttggtAAATGGAttatatgtttatttttaggtGTTATAGTTGGATGTATAGCATATGTAATTAAAATGGTTGTTCAATTACTTCAAggtttaaaatttcattatacAAATCATT ATGTATCAAATGGATTACAAGGTGAAgcatttttaacatttttaggtataaatttattatttgtatttttatcatGTTTAATGGTGATAGTGGCAGGACCATTAGCAAGTAGTTCAGGTATACCAGAAGTTAAAGGAATTTTAAATGGTGTTAAAGTTAGAGAAGCATTAGGATTTAGAGCATTATTAGGAAAGATTGTATCATTGGTactatcattttcatctggATTATTTGTTGGACCTGAGGGACCAATGATTCATATTGGATCAGCAGTTGGTGCTGCCATTAGTCAATTTAAGTCATCGACAATGGGTTTCTATCCATCGTTATTCCTTTCCTATAGAAACGATAGAGATAAGAGAGATTTCATTTCAATTGGTGCAGCCACTGGGCTGGCAGCAGCATTTGGTGCACCCATTGGCGGcgttttattttcaattgaagagGTATCATCATTTTGGTCACGTCAATTAACTTGGAGAACATTTTTCACTTGTGTTATAGCAGCATTCACAACCAATTTCCTTTTACAAGGTATTGGTTCGTCACCTGATATGCATGATACTGGTTTACTCACTTTTGGTTTCTCAAGACTCTATCTATTTAGGTATTCAGAATTATTATGTTTTTGTTTCTTGGGTTTAATTGGTGGTTTGTTAGGTGCATTCTTTgtgtttttaaatatacaTTTAAACAAATggagaaaagaaaaattaaaacaaaatcctTATTTAAGATTATTCGAAGCATTGTTTGTAAGTGTTGTAACATCTGTAGTTTGTTATTATGCCtcttttatatttgattGTAGATACCAATCGAATATTGTCATTGAAACTAGTGTTTGTGAAGATCAATCGAATACTGAAATGGTGCAATTCTTTTGTCCT gATGGAATGTATAGTGAATTGGGATCATTGTTATTTGGTAACCCAGATCAAGCATTAAGAAGATTATATTCAAGAACAAATAATATGTTTacattaccaccattattagtGTTTACattgatttcattatttttttcaatttggtCAAGTGGTTTATGGGTCGCAGGTGGACTTTTTGTACCAATGATGATGGTTGGTGCAGGATTTGGTAGGTTATTCGGTCAAACCATTTCAATGTGGTTCACAAATATTGATAGTAGTATTTATGCATTGGTAGGTTCAGCTGCAATGATGGCTGGTTATTGTAGGATGACCGTTTGTATAGTGGTAATCATGGTTGAACTAACTGAAGGTACACAATATTTAGTACCAATCATTTTGGCAGTAATGATATCTAAATGGGTTGGTGActtttttaatgaatcagTTTATGAACATTTAATGGAACAGAAATCAATACCATTCTTACAATCCAAACCACCCCATTCAACGAATAACATTAGAATCTCTGATGTTATGAGTAAAAATGTTGTGGTTTTACCAGAAGTTTGCCAAGTTAGACTATTGGTCaacattttaaattcaaataatcatAATGCTTTCCCTGTTATCAATAGTGGTCCATATGATAATCAAAGACTTTACCGAGGTATCATTCTTAGAGATCATATTTTGGTACTACTCTTTTATCGTGTATTCTATAGAGGTACCGGTGAAGAGATTTATTTAGATGAAAATTTTGACTTTGATAAATTTACAACAGAAACCTCAAAAAGTCCACCACCTTTATCTGAAATGAATTTTGATCAATTTGAATTAGATtcttttattgatttaagaCCAT atatgaATAGTAGTGGAGTGACAATTCATAAtacattttcatttgttgaagcttataaattatttagaaatatGGGTTTAAGACATTTACCAGTta ttgATATAAACAACGAGGTAGTTGGAATGGTAACTAGAAATGATTTATTCTAA